The following are from one region of the Verrucomicrobiota bacterium genome:
- a CDS encoding tyrosine-type recombinase/integrase → MVEGVDGCEQVPFLNAQGTRIKPSRITHQVSQCIDKADIGKSGSCHLFRHSIATGLLENSCDIRHIQEMLGHEHLETTQVYTHVSLRELQQAHEKCHSAKDN, encoded by the coding sequence TTGGTTGAAGGTGTAGATGGCTGTGAACAAGTACCATTCTTGAATGCTCAGGGGACTAGGATTAAGCCGAGTCGGATTACTCACCAAGTGAGTCAATGTATTGATAAAGCCGATATTGGCAAATCTGGAAGCTGTCATTTATTTAGGCATAGTATTGCCACAGGTCTTCTTGAAAATAGCTGCGATATTCGACATATTCAAGAGATGCTAGGTCATGAGCATCTAGAGACCACACAGGTTTATACGCACGTCAGCTTGCGCGAACTCCAACAAGCTCATGAAAAATGTCACTCTGCTAAAGACAACTAG
- a CDS encoding MATE family efflux transporter produces the protein MSEIDRTQKTLFQLSWPLLLTALSGMIVMLVDTMIISSYSETAAASVSLANQILLVAFDLSAFFAAGSVVMISRKLGSKEPKEAERFAEASFVGNALLGFLLGVIIMAGAPWWVAALNCPDETVVGAEIYLRVGGFTIIFNGMMMAGTAMLRGYGETRIMLVLGITAQVAYLILAYVLILGMGPIPSLGVLGSSLATFIIRVAAVIALLIVLAKRLSFFPTFWKRTYPDFLARAKPMFQLGWPLALDNLAYGFYQMLLVSFIAGMGVTMVLSRSFTWALSTVLTVLLMSLSQANEVMIGYRYGAKKWDELTRCMWKSSVVAIIVTTLGAIILASFAKPLLGLFTKDPKIIQMGQKLLWITVFAQPFSAVNTVLYFSSKTIGDVLVPVAGTQIMMWCISVPIAYLFAVTWGLGVIGLWYVLLMEEALKAVFLSIRWWMYYERRKHLLELN, from the coding sequence ATGAGTGAAATTGATCGCACTCAGAAAACACTCTTTCAACTCAGTTGGCCACTTCTCTTGACTGCCTTGAGTGGAATGATTGTCATGTTGGTTGATACCATGATAATTAGTTCTTACTCCGAAACAGCCGCTGCATCTGTCAGTCTGGCTAATCAAATTTTATTAGTCGCTTTTGATCTCTCAGCTTTTTTTGCTGCTGGGTCTGTGGTTATGATCTCTCGCAAATTGGGCTCGAAAGAGCCTAAAGAGGCAGAGCGTTTTGCAGAAGCCTCTTTTGTGGGCAATGCACTGCTCGGATTTCTTCTGGGAGTCATTATTATGGCTGGAGCACCTTGGTGGGTGGCTGCTTTGAATTGTCCAGATGAAACGGTTGTGGGTGCAGAAATCTACCTTAGGGTTGGAGGGTTTACCATCATCTTTAATGGTATGATGATGGCAGGAACAGCTATGCTGCGTGGTTATGGGGAAACTCGAATCATGCTCGTCTTAGGGATTACCGCTCAAGTAGCTTATTTGATTCTGGCCTATGTGTTAATTTTGGGCATGGGTCCTATTCCAAGCCTGGGTGTTCTAGGTTCCTCTTTAGCAACTTTTATCATACGAGTGGCTGCAGTTATCGCTTTACTTATTGTTTTAGCGAAACGCTTATCCTTTTTTCCCACCTTTTGGAAAAGAACTTATCCTGATTTCCTTGCACGTGCAAAACCGATGTTTCAATTAGGTTGGCCCTTAGCTTTAGACAATTTGGCTTACGGATTTTATCAAATGCTTTTGGTGAGCTTCATTGCAGGTATGGGAGTCACTATGGTCTTGAGCCGATCTTTTACTTGGGCACTTTCTACGGTTTTAACTGTCCTCTTGATGTCTCTGAGTCAAGCAAATGAAGTTATGATTGGTTATCGTTATGGGGCAAAGAAGTGGGATGAACTGACCCGTTGCATGTGGAAATCCTCTGTGGTAGCTATTATTGTCACAACACTTGGTGCGATTATTTTGGCAAGTTTCGCGAAACCTTTATTAGGCCTTTTTACCAAGGATCCTAAGATTATTCAGATGGGTCAGAAATTGCTTTGGATAACTGTTTTTGCACAGCCTTTTAGTGCGGTAAATACGGTTCTTTATTTTTCTAGTAAGACCATAGGTGATGTTTTGGTTCCTGTAGCTGGCACTCAAATTATGATGTGGTGTATCAGCGTCCCCATTGCTTATTTGTTTGCAGTTACTTGGGGATTGGGTGTTATAGGCTTATGGTATGTTTTACTTATGGAAGAAGCACTTAAAGCAGTCTTTTTGAGCATCCGTTGGTGGATGTATTACGAACGCAGGAAACATCTTTTAGAGCTTAACTGA